In Isoptericola jiangsuensis, the following proteins share a genomic window:
- a CDS encoding helix-turn-helix transcriptional regulator, with the protein MTTAPAPVGVPPTAADTEGTRRRVLELVASEGPVSASELAARLNLTSAAVRRHLACLEQDGTVAVHEAGRNDRRRGRPARRYVVSTTGQSELGGEDVELATQAMRFLRRTAGDEAVAAFAAERNEAVVRRYAPRLTGTDPHTRAEQLAELLAGDGYAASVRPVVGPQVPVVQLCQGHCPVQHAAEDFPELCEAEAHAFARLLGTHVQRLATLAGGAHACVTNVPLAPPTPAGRTRGTQEGSR; encoded by the coding sequence GTGACGACTGCGCCCGCACCCGTCGGCGTGCCGCCGACCGCGGCGGACACCGAGGGGACGCGCCGTCGCGTGCTCGAGCTCGTCGCCAGCGAGGGGCCGGTCTCGGCCTCCGAGCTGGCCGCCCGCCTGAACCTCACCTCCGCCGCCGTCCGCCGCCACCTCGCCTGCCTCGAGCAGGACGGCACCGTCGCGGTGCACGAGGCGGGCCGCAACGACCGGCGACGGGGCCGCCCCGCCCGCCGGTACGTCGTCAGCACCACCGGCCAGTCCGAGCTCGGCGGCGAGGACGTCGAGCTCGCGACCCAGGCCATGCGGTTCCTGCGGCGCACCGCCGGTGACGAGGCGGTCGCCGCGTTCGCGGCCGAGCGCAACGAGGCCGTCGTGCGCCGGTACGCCCCGCGGCTGACCGGCACCGACCCGCACACCCGCGCCGAACAGCTCGCCGAGCTGCTCGCCGGGGACGGCTACGCCGCGTCCGTGCGGCCCGTCGTCGGCCCCCAGGTGCCCGTGGTGCAGCTGTGCCAGGGTCACTGCCCCGTGCAGCACGCCGCTGAGGACTTCCCCGAGCTGTGCGAGGCCGAGGCGCACGCCTTCGCCCGCCTGCTCGGGACCCACGTCCAGCGGCTCGCCACCCTCGCAGGCGGCGCGCACGCCTGCGTCACCAACGTCCCGCTTGCTCCCCCCACCCCCGCCGGCCGCACCCGCGGCACGCAGGAAGGATCACGATGA
- a CDS encoding ABC transporter ATP-binding protein, with product MPTTVPPVEAAVVVHRLRKTYGGRDVVDGLDLHAAAGEVTAVLGPNGAGKTTTVECCEGLRSPDGGTVRVLGLDPVTDAVRLRPRVGVMLQDGGLPTGVRALEMLRHVAAMYAAPRDVGELAERLGLHAFARTTVRRLSGGQRQRLALAAAVVGRPEVVFLDEPSAGMDPQSRHAVWDLVRELRADGVAVVLTTHLMDEAEDLADRVHVVDHGRVIASGSVPELLAADADGPAPTVRVDVTAEVDDAALTAHLTTTLPGTTWHVSRTDPGTYQVSGPTSPTAVAAVTAALADQDVLVRRLSVGRRTLEDVFLDLTGRHLR from the coding sequence GTGCCCACCACCGTCCCGCCAGTCGAGGCCGCCGTCGTCGTGCACCGGCTGCGCAAGACGTACGGGGGCCGCGACGTCGTCGACGGCCTCGACCTGCACGCCGCGGCCGGCGAGGTGACCGCCGTCCTGGGTCCCAACGGGGCGGGCAAGACCACCACGGTCGAGTGCTGCGAAGGACTGCGCTCCCCCGACGGCGGCACGGTGCGCGTGCTCGGGCTGGACCCGGTCACGGACGCCGTGCGGCTGCGTCCCCGGGTCGGCGTCATGCTGCAGGACGGCGGGCTGCCGACCGGCGTGCGCGCGCTCGAGATGCTGCGCCACGTCGCGGCGATGTACGCCGCGCCGCGCGACGTCGGCGAGCTCGCCGAACGGCTCGGCCTGCACGCCTTCGCCCGCACTACGGTGCGGCGGCTGTCCGGCGGGCAGCGGCAGCGGCTCGCGCTGGCCGCGGCCGTCGTCGGACGCCCGGAGGTCGTGTTCCTCGACGAGCCCAGCGCGGGCATGGACCCGCAGTCCCGGCACGCCGTGTGGGACCTGGTGCGCGAGCTGCGCGCCGACGGCGTCGCGGTGGTCCTCACGACGCACCTCATGGACGAGGCGGAGGACCTCGCCGACCGGGTGCACGTCGTCGACCACGGCCGCGTCATCGCGTCCGGCTCGGTGCCGGAGCTGCTCGCGGCGGACGCCGACGGCCCCGCCCCCACGGTGCGGGTCGACGTCACCGCGGAGGTCGACGACGCGGCGCTGACGGCGCACCTCACGACCACGCTGCCCGGCACCACCTGGCACGTGTCCCGCACCGACCCCGGCACCTACCAGGTGTCGGGACCGACGTCCCCCACGGCGGTCGCCGCCGTGACCGCCGCGCTCGCGGACCAGGACGTCCTCGTCCGTCGCCTGAGCGTCGGACGGCGCACCCTGGAGGACGTGTTCCTCGACCTCACCGGACGGCACCTGCGATGA
- a CDS encoding HdeD family acid-resistance protein, with translation MTYYTFAQPADLARVARRIWYWPVVRGVLAVLFGLLAVFLPDKTPGLLVQVFGAFVIVDGIVSLVDGLRRRGSQAGSVNTGIGVVAVVFGAVMLFLPGVTLGLVLALIAIWAMLFGLLQVFGAFALRSRGGGSWVWSLVSGLLFVALAVVCLVNPSGAIEFMSVVVGLFAIAIGVLLVAFGLKMRALGKQAPGGDDHDVIEGEVVDG, from the coding sequence ATGACCTACTACACGTTCGCGCAGCCGGCCGACCTGGCTCGGGTGGCGCGTCGCATCTGGTACTGGCCCGTGGTCCGGGGTGTCCTGGCGGTGCTGTTCGGCCTCCTGGCGGTGTTCCTGCCCGACAAGACGCCGGGCCTGCTCGTGCAGGTCTTCGGGGCGTTCGTGATCGTGGACGGCATCGTGAGCCTGGTCGACGGGTTGCGTCGCCGCGGCTCCCAGGCGGGCTCGGTGAACACCGGCATCGGGGTGGTGGCGGTCGTCTTCGGCGCGGTGATGCTGTTCCTGCCGGGGGTGACGCTCGGCCTGGTCCTGGCGCTCATCGCGATCTGGGCGATGCTGTTCGGCCTGCTGCAGGTGTTCGGCGCGTTCGCGCTGCGCAGCCGCGGCGGCGGGTCGTGGGTGTGGAGCCTGGTGTCCGGCCTGCTGTTCGTGGCGCTGGCCGTGGTGTGCCTGGTCAACCCGAGCGGCGCGATCGAGTTCATGTCGGTCGTGGTCGGGCTCTTCGCGATCGCGATCGGGGTGCTGCTCGTCGCGTTCGGGCTGAAGATGCGGGCGCTGGGCAAGCAGGCGCCGGGCGGCGACGACCACGACGTCATCGAGGGGGAGGTCGTCGACGGGTGA
- a CDS encoding COX15/CtaA family protein translates to MSTPAPAEPVGSAPAPTPAPLRFARFRGWTRGVLVANVVGQIAIIVTGGAVRLTDSGLGCSTWPHCEPGRFTPVLHEATSIHPYVEFGNRLITFVLAAIAIAVLLLVWTDRRRSPEYRVLGFVPLAGVVAQALIGGVVVLLHLHPGWVSLHFGVSAALVWFSAYLLRRHGEGDGAPVRLGAPALTVVGGVLTALMAAVVVLGVLVTGAGPHSGDTEVGYRLALDPYLVTRAHSATVWLFVATLVVLLVLMRRLSRQGTTDAGTVDRAWRAAWLLVVVTLAQALVGYVQYFTGLPEILVGVHMLGAGLLVWATANAVLKLRTRA, encoded by the coding sequence GTGAGCACCCCCGCCCCCGCCGAGCCCGTGGGCTCCGCCCCCGCCCCGACGCCAGCGCCCCTCCGGTTCGCCCGCTTCCGCGGCTGGACCCGCGGCGTGCTCGTCGCGAACGTCGTCGGGCAGATCGCCATCATCGTCACCGGCGGTGCCGTGCGCCTCACGGACTCCGGCCTCGGGTGCTCCACCTGGCCGCACTGCGAGCCCGGCCGGTTCACGCCCGTGCTGCACGAGGCCACCTCGATCCACCCGTACGTCGAGTTCGGCAACCGGCTCATCACGTTCGTGCTCGCGGCCATCGCCATCGCCGTGCTGCTGCTCGTGTGGACGGACCGGCGCCGCTCCCCCGAGTACCGCGTCCTCGGCTTCGTGCCGCTCGCCGGGGTGGTCGCCCAGGCCCTCATCGGCGGCGTGGTGGTCCTCCTGCACCTGCACCCCGGCTGGGTGTCCCTGCACTTCGGGGTGTCTGCGGCGCTGGTGTGGTTCAGCGCGTACCTGCTGCGCCGGCACGGCGAGGGCGACGGCGCCCCCGTCCGGCTCGGCGCGCCCGCCCTGACGGTCGTCGGGGGCGTGCTCACCGCCCTCATGGCGGCCGTCGTGGTGCTCGGCGTGCTCGTCACCGGTGCCGGCCCGCACTCGGGCGACACCGAGGTCGGCTACCGCCTCGCCCTCGACCCGTACCTCGTGACCCGCGCGCACTCCGCCACCGTCTGGCTGTTCGTCGCCACGCTCGTCGTGCTGCTCGTGCTGATGCGCCGGCTGTCCCGCCAGGGCACCACCGACGCCGGGACCGTCGACCGGGCCTGGCGCGCGGCCTGGCTGCTCGTCGTCGTCACCCTCGCGCAGGCCCTGGTGGGCTATGTCCAGTACTTCACCGGTCTGCCCGAGATCCTGGTCGGCGTGCACATGCTCGGCGCGGGCCTGCTCGTGTGGGCCACGGCGAACGCCGTCCTCAAGCTGCGCACACGGGCCTGA
- the sufB gene encoding Fe-S cluster assembly protein SufB: MSAPTQDAAAAVSSPGSDKQTDDEIIASIGAYEYGWRDSDAAGETARRGLNEDVVKNISDMKDEPEWMRKARLKALRLFEKKPMPGWGADLTGIDFDRIKYFVRSTEKQATSWEDLPEDIKATYDRLGIPEAEKQRLVAGVAAQYESEVVYHQIREDLEEQGVIFVDTDTGLREYPELFQEYFGTVIPAGDNKFSALNSAVWSGGSFVYVPPGVHVEIPLQAYFRINTENMGQFERTLIIADEGSYVHYVEGCTAPIYSSDSLHSAVVEIVVKKNARVRYTTIQNWSNNVYNLVTKRATAEAGATMEWVDGNIGSKVTMKYPAIYLLGEHAKGETLSIAFAGEGQHQDAGAKMVHAAPHTSSSIVSKSVARGGGRTSYRGLVQVLEGASHSASTVLCDALLVDQISRSDTYPYVDVREDDVSMGHEATVSKVSEDQLFYLMSRGMDETEAMAMIVRGFVEPIARELPMEYALELNRLIELQMEGSVG; encoded by the coding sequence ATGAGCGCTCCCACCCAGGACGCCGCCGCGGCGGTGTCGTCGCCGGGCAGCGACAAGCAGACCGACGACGAGATCATCGCCTCGATCGGTGCCTACGAGTACGGCTGGCGCGACAGCGACGCCGCGGGCGAGACCGCCCGGCGCGGCCTCAACGAGGACGTCGTCAAGAACATCTCGGACATGAAGGACGAGCCCGAGTGGATGCGCAAGGCGCGTCTGAAGGCGCTGCGCCTCTTCGAGAAGAAGCCCATGCCGGGCTGGGGCGCCGACCTCACCGGGATCGACTTCGACCGCATCAAGTACTTCGTGCGCTCCACCGAGAAGCAGGCCACCAGCTGGGAGGACCTGCCCGAGGACATCAAGGCGACCTACGACCGCCTCGGCATCCCCGAGGCCGAGAAGCAGCGTCTCGTCGCCGGTGTCGCCGCGCAGTACGAGTCCGAGGTCGTCTACCACCAGATCCGCGAGGACCTGGAGGAGCAGGGCGTCATCTTCGTCGACACCGACACGGGCCTGCGCGAGTACCCGGAGCTCTTCCAGGAGTACTTCGGCACCGTCATCCCCGCCGGCGACAACAAGTTCTCCGCGCTGAACTCGGCCGTGTGGTCGGGCGGCTCGTTCGTCTACGTGCCGCCGGGCGTGCACGTCGAGATCCCGCTGCAGGCCTACTTCCGTATCAACACGGAGAACATGGGCCAGTTCGAGCGGACGCTGATCATCGCCGACGAGGGCTCCTACGTGCATTACGTCGAGGGCTGCACCGCGCCGATCTACTCGTCCGACTCGCTGCACAGCGCCGTCGTCGAGATCGTCGTGAAGAAGAACGCCCGCGTGCGCTACACGACCATCCAGAACTGGTCGAACAACGTGTACAACCTGGTGACCAAGCGCGCCACGGCCGAGGCCGGCGCCACCATGGAGTGGGTCGACGGCAACATCGGCTCCAAGGTCACCATGAAGTACCCGGCGATCTACCTGCTCGGCGAGCACGCCAAGGGCGAGACGCTGTCCATCGCCTTCGCGGGCGAGGGCCAGCACCAGGACGCCGGCGCCAAGATGGTGCACGCCGCGCCGCACACGTCGTCGTCCATCGTCTCCAAGTCGGTGGCCCGCGGCGGCGGCCGCACGTCCTACCGCGGCCTCGTGCAGGTGCTCGAGGGCGCCTCGCACTCCGCGTCGACCGTGCTGTGCGACGCCCTGCTGGTCGACCAGATCTCCCGGTCCGACACCTACCCGTACGTCGACGTCCGCGAGGACGACGTGTCCATGGGCCACGAGGCGACGGTGTCCAAGGTGAGCGAGGACCAGCTGTTCTACCTCATGTCCCGAGGCATGGACGAGACCGAGGCGATGGCGATGATCGTCCGCGGGTTCGTCGAGCCCATCGCGCGCGAGCTCCCCATGGAGTACGCGCTCGAGCTCAACCGCCTCATCGAGCTGCAGATGGAAGGGTCCGTCGGCTGA
- a CDS encoding ABC transporter permease, with translation MTTPTTSPTTTAPAPGAAPAWRRVAAQASFETRAILRNGEQLLVTVVVPVLLLVGLVRTSLVELDTGGATRVDFVTPGVLALACVTTAFTSQSIATAFDRRNGVLRLLATTPLGRGGLLAGKVLGVLAVEAVQVVVITAVALAMGWEPVLAGILPAVGLLLLGTAAFTALALLLAGTLRAEGVLAVANLVLVLLVVGGGLIVPPSELPGVLAHVAAFLPSGALGEGLRGALTGAGVPPLSVMVLLAWTAAFGAGASRLFRWH, from the coding sequence ATGACGACCCCGACGACCTCCCCCACGACGACCGCCCCGGCTCCCGGTGCCGCCCCCGCGTGGCGCCGCGTCGCCGCCCAGGCGTCGTTCGAGACGCGGGCGATCCTGCGCAACGGCGAGCAGCTGCTGGTGACGGTCGTCGTGCCGGTCCTGCTGCTGGTCGGCCTGGTGCGCACGTCGTTGGTCGAGCTCGACACCGGCGGTGCGACGCGCGTCGACTTCGTCACCCCGGGCGTGCTGGCACTGGCGTGCGTGACGACCGCCTTCACGTCCCAGTCGATCGCGACGGCGTTCGACCGCCGCAACGGCGTCCTGCGGCTGCTCGCCACCACCCCGCTCGGCCGCGGCGGCCTGCTCGCGGGCAAGGTGCTCGGCGTGCTCGCCGTCGAGGCGGTGCAGGTGGTCGTCATCACGGCCGTCGCCCTCGCGATGGGCTGGGAACCGGTGCTCGCGGGGATCCTCCCCGCGGTCGGCCTCCTCCTGCTCGGCACCGCGGCGTTCACGGCCCTGGCGCTGCTGCTCGCCGGGACGCTGCGCGCCGAGGGCGTGCTCGCCGTCGCGAACCTCGTCCTGGTGCTCCTCGTCGTGGGCGGCGGGCTGATCGTCCCCCCGTCGGAGCTGCCCGGCGTGCTCGCGCACGTGGCGGCGTTCCTGCCGTCGGGAGCGCTCGGCGAGGGCCTGCGCGGGGCCCTGACAGGCGCCGGGGTGCCGCCCCTGAGCGTCATGGTGCTGCTCGCGTGGACCGCGGCGTTCGGCGCCGGGGCCAGCCGTCTGTTCCGCTGGCACTGA